In one Desertibacillus haloalkaliphilus genomic region, the following are encoded:
- a CDS encoding single-stranded DNA-binding protein, whose product MLVWRAYGERCAKNLEKGQEVLIDGKLRLRNGKDHQGNNQTFIELHAEQIKFGHRLNHKIDP is encoded by the coding sequence GTGCTCGTCTGGCGAGCGTATGGGGAACGGTGCGCCAAAAATTTAGAAAAGGGACAAGAAGTGCTCATTGATGGGAAACTTCGGTTACGAAATGGAAAAGATCATCAGGGTAACAACCAAACATTTATTGAATTACATGCAGAACAAATTAAGTTTGGACACAGGCTCAATCATAAAATTGACCCATAA